GCGTCGAAATTCgagtttatcaaaattataacagtCGTAATTCTTTCACGAACCatcatcatttataaatacattaattttatgaaaaaaagttaacaTAAAAGCGGAGACTCTTTTTAAAGAATCGATGTatcatatttgtaatttaagttttgtctattttatatatatttttcggtagagtttgttataataaaactgaTACTACAAATATTGTTGTTTATCTAATGGCAATAATTGTTGACGTCACAACTTGTATACTTGccaattcaaatttatttatcgtgtAAATggtatttatgatttatgattaTAACTATTTTTAGACAGACATAGCTTGCTTTGGCACTTCGCGTAACACACTAAGAATCGTTGACCTCTCTTTCTAAATGCAgctgtatatttttatcattcggAATAACATATTTACCTTTCTATTGCATTTGTAAACAACATGAAAATAGCATTTGTAAAAGGCTCATATCTGATATTCGAGTTGTCGTGTTACGTTACCAAAATTTCCgaatcttatataattatgccCAACCAAAATATTTAACTACGTAGTTGAACTATTTAAATGCAAtcaattagaatattaataaggatatttataataaataaaaaatgtattaaaaaattaatgtaaaatgtcTAAAAAACAGTTGCGTATTTGCGAAGTGTctaaaaaacaatttgcatATTTGCGTAAAAATGACAATTTGAGAAGTGTTTATGACGACTGATGTAATTAATCTCAATCAATTTCGGTTTAAGATATTGATTCAAAGGTAagagttatttaaataaatattaatctggTACTCACTGCGTTAGTTTTATAACCGGCCCGATTGTGTAATCAGCTGTAACCAAAATCCTggaatgtaaaaagaaaattgtgtttagtacaatataaatttcatggaaattttactttaattgtaAAAGTGAGTCCATCAAACGTGACTTTGCTCATAATTTCAGATGTAGAACGTCATGGCAATCagcataaaatttacaaaattcgaCAATACACCATGGGGCTTTCGACTAGCAGGTGGCAGCGATTTTCCGCAGCCGCTAACTGTTATCAGAGtaagtttcatatttttttatctagaaTTGTCAGCAAGTGTAGGCTATCACATTTTCGTAAGAATCAGGATGCAAAATGTGGAATGATTTACAGGTCACGGAGGGCAGTCTGGCCGAGTGCATGGGTTTAAAAATCGGTGATGTCATAGTAAGATTAAACGATCAGCCTATTAGCAGTTTGACACACGGGCAAGCGCACGAAGAGCTAATGCATGCTGGCAATAACTTCATTCTAGCTATACAAAGGTAAAAGATCGATTATTCATCTGTTATAACCGACGAAACTTCTCTCCAGCCGAAAAGTGCGGAAGTAAAAACTGCCGAATGGCAAATTCTTCCGATCGTTTTACACCTGTACATCGGATTTAATTTCAAAGCGCAATAGTCGAAAGCTGTAATGAAATTTAATGATTCTCCAAGGATTTTATGCCTAACGAAGCGCGTCAGGCGGCGCGCGTCATTCACCGCAGGCATACTCTCGATAATAACTCGACGACGGCAAGAATATCCCGGCGTATGAGCTACGTATGTGGCAATGCATTGCGACACCTATAAATAGGTGACCCAGAATGAGAGATCTGTTTATCATTGGTCGGCGATTTTATCGCTGGTCCCTCGTCGCGCCCCGTTTCTTGCCGTTTGTCGCATTTGCGGGATCCGCCGCGTAGAGAGCGAGAGAGTAAATCAACACCGAAATCCGCCCGCGGTGCATTCGGTGCATATTCGCGTCCGCGCGCGTATAATTCGCGAGCGCACAATTTCAGCCGGTCGCTCCCGGCGCGTCCACCGCGAACGGGAGAAAGTCTATTTTCTTGATCTGCTGTATTTGTTGCTTGCGCAGAGAGGAGGAGACACGAAAGGCTGCCGAGGCGATATCGGAAGAGAACATCGTCCCATATAAGATCGCCGTAAGTATATCCGTGAGATGAAAGATGAACAGCATCCCTGCTTCCTCTTAACTGGTGACGAGAGAGCTACGCTGCTCTTCGGTGTCCCGTCGTTATTTCCTTCCTGGCATTCGGCTCTTTTCCGTGGACTTTCTCAAGTTCTTGAAAATATGTTTCTGAAAAATTGTGTTTCCTTTCCTCtcgaatataaagaaatacaaaaaaaaaacattattaaatatttgcgtcACCAAATAAGAGTCGATTAAACCatcgcaatttatttttctgctcattttgagaaataaagaagtacttcaaatattcatttttatatataaaatgtattgagATGTTtctataaagaattttacatcacattagaattattaaacattacgGTATTTAGAACATATTTAAACATACTTGATTCAAATGCAATAGCAGGATCTAGATTTTTGTTCTccgtgattaaaaataaattgcgattAAAGACCTTTTCACCGAAAATTAAACATCTCGCTTTCGTCGGGGAAAATCTTTGATCTTGAATTCACTCGACATTTAGTTATGGTGTACTAGAGAAAGCGGCGGCGAGATGATGACGTTGAAGTTAGTTATTAGCTTGCAGATCTACCACCAGTCTTCCCAGAAGAGATCTTGAAGGAGGAGACAGTGATCGAGCGGTACGAGGAAGAGAAGACCGTTGACGAGCATACAGCGCCGTTGTCCGCCGAAGAAGAGCTCAGGCGAGAGGAGGAGAAGCTCGCGGAAGAGAAACCGGTGGACGCTAACAGCGAGATCGTGCCCAACAAAAATCTCACGGATGACGAGATCGCGCAGCTGATTCTCGAGGAGGAGGAACTCTTGTCCGACCAGGGATTATTGGGGTACATTTGCACGACCGTCGAATCGATCGACAGTGACGGCGCGATTTAAGGAttatcagtatttttttttctatttttttaaagagtaCAAACAAGATTTTCCAACAATTAATTGAGCGTCTTGAATTTTCAAGTATCTTAAAAAGTcccagaaaatataatttattaaaaattgaaaattcttttactcTTTGCATATAATTTGCAGCTCAAATTTAAcagctaaaataaatttcaaaaatatgtgcaattttatttattccgttctaattttttgtgctacatttttttatgctaattgtaaatatagatAATCCTCTCCTGCCGTTCTTTCCAtcataattcaaaaataataataactcttCGATTGACAGAGTGAACTTCAAAAAGCTGCGACCGCGAGCTCCGATCTTGAAAGATTCGAAGGTCTTGGAGGAGCTGCAGAACATCGCGACAGCCGAGCCCGAGCGGGTGCAGGAGTTAAAGCGCACATCCACCTTCCTGCAGAAGCCGCAGCGACCGGTGCCGAAGTTGAAGTGCGAGCAGAAGGTCGAAGAAGACGACTGCGAGACGTACAAGGTCGTGATTAAGAAGCAGGACAAGAAGACGGTGATCGCGCGCCTCGTAGAGAAAGGTTTGCTGCCGCCAGGATCGGAGGCGACCCTCGCCAGGACACCGGAACCGCCGGAGTTATCCGAGGTAAAGATGCATGAAACGGAGAACAGCCTCGAGGCAGATCGTTCCCCCGTCGTGTCCGACCTAAATTCCTCGTGTTCGACCATCCCCCTTCATAGTGCCGATGACTTACCCCCGTCGGAGTTCGATTCGAACGGGATTCACCCCGCCGAGGATCAATCGATGCGTTGCGCAACGACGTACAAATGCAAGCCGAAGCTCAAACCGGGTCATTATCAAAGGTGCAGTTCCGCTGGCAAGTATAACGAGGTCAGAGCTAGACTGCCTATTAAAGGCCACTACCTGGAGAACGTCCTTCGCGGCTACGCTCGCTCCTGCATTGCCCGCGATCGACAAATCGACGATCAGTTCGATGAGTTCGCGATGAGTCAGTCGGGAAGCGCTCACTTCAAGAAGCACGGTTTACCAAGCGGAATCACCACGAAAAGAACGAGCAGATGCGCGCGAGCGCACTACGTGGAGAGGATTCTCCTTCGGAACGTCAGCGCCGTCGCTCGTCAGCTGCGTTTAAAGTCGAAGACGACTCGCGTCGTTGCCTCTAGAACGAAGCGCGCCAGGACAAAGGGGAGATATTTGGCAACGTATCTGAGACGCGAGAGCACCCGGTTGATGTCCTTGATGACGACATTGTTCCAGTTTTTGCTGCAGAGACCAGATGTTCCCGAGTCGGCGAATATGCTGGAGGCACGCAAGAGACGTATGAGTTTCAAGGGCCGTTATCTCGAGCAAGTTCTCCAGAAGAATGTCACTCCTGTTCTCCAATGCGTCAAGGAGACGTGCCTTGTCAATGATGAGAAGACGATCGGAGAGAGGAAGAACGGGCCGAAATCCACGAGGACGAAGGGACGTTACATGGAGAAATATCTGTATAAACAGAACCTTCGTCTGAGATTCGCGCTGACGAATCTTCTCGATCACGCGAAGAGCAGTCTCGATAATCTCCTCGTCGTCGCCACGTCGTCGAAGGCGAAGCGTGCAATGAGAGGTCGATACTTCGAGCGGGTTGTTCGCAGAAATCTCGAGATCCTCGAGCTATTCGTAGAATACGTTCGCTCCGGGATCTCCAAATGGCTCAAAGAGAATCCATCGTGCACATCGCGAACGGAATTTCCCATCATCGCTGTCAGTGCTTCTGATCTCATTGCCGATAATGCAGTTCTAAATAAGCAGAAGAATGATGAAGAGTTTTACGATGCAATCATCTCCGACTGGTATGAAGACAGTCCATCGTGCCCATTGCAAAAAGAGTCTCCTGTCATAGCTAACGCCGAGAATTTAATCTCGAACGAAGAAGAAACTGACGAAAATGATAGTAATGTTGCCAAATGTACAGACAATTCAGTTTTATCTGAAGAAGCCGATAAGATCTCCAACTCATCTAAACCCACAGACACGATTCTGGAGGAAGAAGAcaatttctcgaaatttttaCAGTCGACTGAGAATTACATTTCCGCTGAGGTTTTCCATCGCGGCAGCAGAAGGCTCTCAAAATCGCGCAAATCCATAGATATCCTTCCCAAAGAAGACGATGACggtttttcgaaatttctgCAATCTGCTGAGGATTATGTATCAACCGAGGTTTTCCATCGCGGCAGCAGAAGACTCTCAAAATCGCGCAAATCCATCGATATCCTTCCCAAAGAAGACGATGgcgatttttcgaaatttctgCAATCTGCTGAGGATTACGTGTCCGCCGAGGTTTTCCATCGCGGCAGCAGAAGACTCTCAAAATCGCGCAAATCCATCGATATCCTTCCCAAAGAAGACGATGgcgatttttcgaaatttctgCAATCTGCTGAGAATTACGTGTCCGCCGAGGTTTTCCATCGCGGCAGCAGAAGACTCTCAAAATCGCGCAAATCCATCGATATCCTTCCCAAAGAAGACGATGgcgatttttcgaaatttctgCAATCTGCTGAGGATTACGTGTCCGCCGAGGTTTTCCATCGCGGTAGCAGAAGGCTTTCAAAATCGTACAAAGACGCGGGGCAGGAACAGGGTGCTCTGTCGAATATCCTTCGCTCGACCGGCGATTACGTTTCCAGCGAGATATTCCATCGCAAAAGCAGAAGATTGTCAATATCATCCAGAAAGGAATCAGTCTCCCTCGTGACTCCCACCTCGGGGAAGAGCATGTATTTCAATTTACCTTGGTTTTCGTTCAAAGTCAGTGAGAATAGCACGGAATACAGCGGAGGCTGCGAAGAGAAGATCGATTCCGAGATCGAACGCGACAGTCGGCGATTATCGTTCGTGCCGACGATTCTCTATCAAGGTGTCACGAATTGCATCGGCGTCGATTTCACGAGGCTGGTGGCTTACGCGTTTGTACCTTGCACGTCGATCATCCTTCTATACATgtacaaataaatcatttcttGAGGATCATCTGATGACATTATTTACTTGTTCGATTTTATTTCGGTGCAAACCgactaatattaaattagataattatacaataatttaaaagtcaGTTTAAAGCCGCTttagaattttcaaaaataaaatattaattaaaatcgttataattacatatatatatatattattatgattgtatttagattaaaataggtgccatttgttcaattttaattaacccAATAGATTACACGTTTGTATTTGTTCTGGAAATTTTCACAGATATTAGATTGTGTAAAGCATTACAGGTGCGCGCGcttgaaagtaaaattttttaaataatgtgtgtgtgatcggattttattttattgtagcCGTAATACACATCGAAGTGATTTCAttgtaaagtaaataattgtaaagaGTTTTATGTAAAGATCAATCCGATACGCGAGTAAAGATGTAATTAACGTTTTCCTTACTCGATCCCTTAATTATGTGAAATGTTCTAAGTgattaaactattaaaactAGTTATCTGCACTTTGAATTTTCGTACACATTAACTCTCGTTTTCCATAAGAATAATACAACAAAAAGCTCAAAACTGTGTAtgtattaatgttatttattgatatcttagtttttttttaaatatttaattctcgtttgaaatgtaaaatttgattaatcaaAAAGGTAAGTATaaactcaattattatttatcaatactgacttattcttttcaatttttttcatttttctcagttttttaaacttaaataaattagctTCTGTATACTTTACGCTTTGTTTTGCAAGAAACAATCGTTTTTTGTTGCTAAAGTAAAAATCCATAATACACCTAAATTAAATAGATGTCCTAAAGATACTCGATCTTAGAAATACTGAATTGTTTTATAGatgcttgaaaaatatttaaaaattatttgttaaaattagaaCATCTCGCAGATGTTTATATTTCTCCAGACATTTGTCCGGCACATTCCTACAACTTTcatctttttgcaatttagACAATAACTCCAGTCGTGACATCAGAGCCTACATGCAGATCGAACCAAGAAAAGTCTAATTCACGTCCCGCGTCAAagacagaaagagaagaaaagagtGACGAGATCGACAAGGTCAAAACAGAAGAAAGACCCGAGTCCAAAGAGGAGGATCATCGTCCTGAGTCTCGCGCGGCAGAATCCACACCGAACGAGACAACAACAATCGAAGAGGATTCGAGCGTCTCGACGACGGATCTGACGGCGATAAAAGCTAATAGTGAAAAGATCAAGGAGCTGGTGTCCACGGAGTTCAATCTCGAACAGCAGCTGGAAAACGTGCAGCGACAATTGCTCGCGCTAAAGCAGCTACCGAACGAGATCGAGAATCACCTGAGAATCGTGTCCGAGCAACTGCACAAGATCATGGAGCTGAGCGGCGTGCAGCGGTCCGCTGGCAACGGAAACGGCGGCCGCCGCGGGTCGTCAGGTGACCGAGATTCGTGGTCGTAATTGAAATAGCCGGACCTTGACGATTACTCCCTAGGCATATTTTCGAGTTTCGTCGCTATGCGACTTCGATTCTGAACGGGTGCCAGTTCGCGCGAGGTTAAATTTGTCGGTCGTAATCGATGAACGGAATTCATCACGAGATTGAAATTTCTCTGTCAGAAAATATGACGGATCAACAGTTTAATATTAGCTTGGAAGCTGTCCAATTATTTGCGTCTTCCATTGAACCGGGAGAGGATTTCGTTGAATTAATCTTGTtgttttagtaaattaaaactgCGATGAGAGTTAGAGTATTacattgaaaagaatatttgaatacttttataatcattaattcaTTCTCTATTCGTGTTGAAtctagatttttttacattttactgtttatatttgaaacctgtattctttttttttttgcaaataacgCAGTTCTGACTAATTGTTATTCAGAAGAGGATGCCGCGCTGCGGGACGAGGAGGATCCGAAAGAGCAGGAAGAGGACACCGAAGAGGACGAGGAATTTACGGAGACTTACGATTACATCGAGGAGATTGCGTGCTTGGAACGAAAGACGTCAACGAGGTCAACCCCGCAAGCAATTGAGCCTAGCGATGACGAAGGAGAAATGGAGGAAGAGGAAGCAGAGACGAAGGAACTCGACGGTACGATTTCC
This DNA window, taken from Linepithema humile isolate Giens D197 chromosome 7, Lhum_UNIL_v1.0, whole genome shotgun sequence, encodes the following:
- the Zasp67 gene encoding enolase-phosphatase E1 isoform X3, which encodes MAISIKFTKFDNTPWGFRLAGGSDFPQPLTVIRVTEGSLAECMGLKIGDVIVRLNDQPISSLTHGQAHEELMHAGNNFILAIQREEETRKAAEAISEENIVPYKIALADLPPVFPEEILKEETVIERYEEEKTVDEHTAPLSAEEELRREEEKLAEEKPVDANSEIVPNKNLTDDEIAQLILEEEELLSDQGLLGVNFKKLRPRAPILKDSKVLEELQNIATAEPERVQELKRTSTFLQKPQRPVPKLKCEQKVEEDDCETYKVVIKKQDKKTVIARLVEKGLLPPGSEATLARTPEPPELSETITPVVTSEPTCRSNQEKSNSRPASKTEREEKSDEIDKVKTEERPESKEEDHRPESRAAESTPNETTTIEEDSSVSTTDLTAIKANSEKIKELVSTEFNLEQQLENVQRQLLALKQLPNEIENHLRIVSEQLHKIMELSGVQRSAGNGNGGRRGSSEEDAALRDEEDPKEQEEDTEEDEEFTETYDYIEEIACLERKTSTRSTPQAIEPSDDEGEMEEEEAETKELDGTISVKSADEEGSRVKKFIVSYETKVLKSPSPAPSHGSFEPDPKLSPKDQVIQELQQRVHKRGRQHSQDLWPQAKQLELTQGRRWRCPNDFFNDEMIAEVLSSQAEVIRGKALGNHRR
- the Zasp67 gene encoding enolase-phosphatase E1 isoform X2; the encoded protein is MAISIKFTKFDNTPWGFRLAGGSDFPQPLTVIRVTEGSLAECMGLKIGDVIVRLNDQPISSLTHGQAHEELMHAGNNFILAIQREEETRKAAEAISEENIVPYKIALADLPPVFPEEILKEETVIERYEEEKTVDEHTAPLSAEEELRREEEKLAEEKPVDANSEIVPNKNLTDDEIAQLILEEEELLSDQGLLGVNFKKLRPRAPILKDSKVLEELQNIATAEPERVQELKRTSTFLQKPQRPVPKLKCEQKVEEDDCETYKVVIKKQDKKTVIARLVEKGLLPPGSEATLARTPEPPELSETITPVVTSEPTCRSNQEKSNSRPASKTEREEKSDEIDKVKTEERPESKEEDHRPESRAAESTPNETTTIEEDSSVSTTDLTAIKANSEKIKELVSTEFNLEQQLENVQRQLLALKQLPNEIENHLRIVSEQLHKIMELSGVQRSAGNGNGGRRGSSEEDAALRDEEDPKEQEEDTEEDEEFTETYDYIEEIACLERKTSTRSTPQAIEPSDDEGEMEEEEAETKELDGTISVKSADEEGSRVKKFIVSYETKVLKSPSPAPSHGSFEPDPKLSPKDQVIQELQQRVHKRGRQHSQDLWPQAKQLELTQGRRWRCPNDFFNDEMIAEVLSSQAEVIRGKALGVNFKRYEKTNLPNYDYLMNSSVYKMIHKMEREPKKGIPSRPAKVNAAEDIIERVKSPALSVVDGRSNRSVSH
- the Zasp67 gene encoding uncharacterized protein Zasp67 isoform X1 — translated: MAISIKFTKFDNTPWGFRLAGGSDFPQPLTVIRVTEGSLAECMGLKIGDVIVRLNDQPISSLTHGQAHEELMHAGNNFILAIQREEETRKAAEAISEENIVPYKIALADLPPVFPEEILKEETVIERYEEEKTVDEHTAPLSAEEELRREEEKLAEEKPVDANSEIVPNKNLTDDEIAQLILEEEELLSDQGLLGVNFKKLRPRAPILKDSKVLEELQNIATAEPERVQELKRTSTFLQKPQRPVPKLKCEQKVEEDDCETYKVVIKKQDKKTVIARLVEKGLLPPGSEATLARTPEPPELSEVKMHETENSLEADRSPVVSDLNSSCSTIPLHSADDLPPSEFDSNGIHPAEDQSMRCATTYKCKPKLKPGHYQRCSSAGKYNEVRARLPIKGHYLENVLRGYARSCIARDRQIDDQFDEFAMSQSGSAHFKKHGLPSGITTKRTSRCARAHYVERILLRNVSAVARQLRLKSKTTRVVASRTKRARTKGRYLATYLRRESTRLMSLMTTLFQFLLQRPDVPESANMLEARKRRMSFKGRYLEQVLQKNVTPVLQCVKETCLVNDEKTIGERKNGPKSTRTKGRYMEKYLYKQNLRLRFALTNLLDHAKSSLDNLLVVATSSKAKRAMRGRYFERVVRRNLEILELFVEYVRSGISKWLKENPSCTSRTEFPIIAVSASDLIADNAVLNKQKNDEEFYDAIISDWYEDSPSCPLQKESPVIANAENLISNEEETDENDSNVAKCTDNSVLSEEADKISNSSKPTDTILEEEDNFSKFLQSTENYISAEVFHRGSRRLSKSRKSIDILPKEDDDGFSKFLQSAEDYVSTEVFHRGSRRLSKSRKSIDILPKEDDGDFSKFLQSAEDYVSAEVFHRGSRRLSKSRKSIDILPKEDDGDFSKFLQSAENYVSAEVFHRGSRRLSKSRKSIDILPKEDDGDFSKFLQSAEDYVSAEVFHRGSRRLSKSYKDAGQEQGALSNILRSTGDYVSSEIFHRKSRRLSISSRKESVSLVTPTSGKSMYFNLPWFSFKVSENSTEYSGGCEEKIDSEIERDSRRLSFVPTILYQGVTNCIGVDFTRLVAYAFVPCTSIILLYMYK